The DNA sequence CTGAGCCGGTTCCTTAGCGATACAATATCTTCAATCAGTTTATCCGATACTTCGTGCTGGTGTGCCTCCCTGATGATACCCATGAATGAATTCATCCAGTTGAACAGGTCAAGGTATGCTGTTGCTGTCCCCTGATCCATTTCGTCTATTTTCCGGTTAATGTTCGTGGTTATATCCATGAAATGTGCAAAGAAACCTCTTGTGTCAAAATCATTATCCAGGAATTTTTCCAGTTCCTCCTTAATATTGGTCAGGTTCGTTTCCAGTGCCGACATTCCAGTAGCTTTAGTTCTCAATTTATCGTACGCAGACTGCAATCTCTTGAGCGATTCTGAGCTCTCCTTCATTGCCTGTTCTGAGAATATCATTGTGCTTCTGTAACCAGAGTTGAGGAAGAAGAACCTGATCTCTTCCTTGCTGTAATTATTCATAACCTCCTCAATGGTAACAAAATTTTTGAGAGATTTTGACATTTTATTGCCGTTTATGTTCAGCATACCAACATGCATCCAGTACTCTGCCAGGTATGGTAAGTTGCTTATGGCACGCATCTGTGCAATTTCAGCCTCGTGATGGGGGAATATAAGGTCGGAACCACCACCGTGAATATCGTATGATTGACCGAAGTAGGATTCCGTGATGGCTGTATCTTCTATGTGCCATCCGGGCCTTCCATCTCCCCATGGAGACTCCCAATATGGTTCCCCAGGTTTCCTGAACTTCCACACTGCAAAATCACCCGGATCTTCCTTGCTCTCATTCACCTCGATCCTTGCTCCGGCCTCTATGTGATCCATGTCCTGCCCGGACAGTTTTCCATAATCTTTGAATTTACGGATCCTGTAATATAGCCCATCGTCGGTACGATAAACGTAACCTTTCTCCTCAAGCCTCGTGATCTGGCTGATTATCTCATCCATGTACAGCGTAGCCCTGGCATAGAGATTTACACTGTCTATGCCGAGTTTTCTCATTATACCCATGTATATGGTATAATACCTGTCGGCAACAGTTCGGTAGTCACTTCCCTCTTCCCTGGCCCTGTTTATGATCTTGTCATCGATATCTGTAATATTCTGAAGATAAAAGACAGAATATCCTCTACTCCGCAGATACTTGGATACCATGTCAAAGAACACATAAACTCTTGAATTTCCTACATGTGGGATATCATAGACTGTCGGTCCGCAAACAAACATGTTAACCCTCCCCAGGTGAAGTTCGCGAAAGTCCCTTTTTCCCTTCATGGTATCCTTTATGAGCATGGCAGGCAGATGCAGTATGTAGTGAGCGTATTAATATTTAACAGAGGGTATTTTGCAAGCATCCTATCTTAACACAGTGATCCAATATGTATTAATATAAAAAATAAATCTGCTTCAGTGAAGCGGCAAACCGAAGCATCTTTCTCGGAGGGCGTGAAAATTGGAATACAGTCCTCTGGTTCCAGCTACCTTCAGAAACTGTGCAGAGACCTCATGAACTTAAATAGCCGGTACAACTGGGTTGGGATTTATGTCCTGAAAGGCGATAAATTAGTTCTGAACAGCTATGCAGGGGAACGTACAGAACACGAACAGATAAGTCTCGGGGATGGTTTGTGCAGCCAGGCTATTGTACAGAACGCAATTGTAAATGAGTCAGATGTGAAATCCAATTCCAAGTACCTGGCATGCTTTATCAATACGCGTTCAGAACTTGTCGTCCCGGTGAGGTTTGACGGCAAACCAGTCGGTGAGATTGATATAGACTCAGACACCAAAAGAGCTTTTGACAGAGAGGACGAACTGTTTATTTCAGAGATCGCAGAACTTATCTCAGAAACTGTCGGATCACTGGCAAAGTAGAGAATTTAATTTTGTCTGGTAGTTCACTTATGAGTCACTTTAATGAAGGCCAAAGGAGGATAGTAGGCATAGGAGCTACCATTATATCAATGCGGACACTTGGAATTTTTTTCTCCCTGCCTGTTTTTACAATCTATGGATATGCATTCTCCTCTTCACCTCTGCTGGTTGGGGTGGCCCTCGGTTCTTACGGTATTTCCATGGCAATCTTCCAGTATCCCTTGGGAAGGCTTTCTGATAAGTATGGACGGAAGTATATTACACTTCTTGGGATGATACCATTTATTGCCGGAAACCTGATTTGCTGGAATCCCATCAATATTTACGGGTTAATAGCGGGAAGGCTCATTGCTGGAAGCGGAGCAGTGTCTTCAACGGTTAGTGCCATGGTGCAGGAAAATATTGAGCCTAATCAGAGAAATTTCGCTATGGCCATGATAGGCATACCAGTTGGGTTGTCATTCCTGTTCGGAACTCTTCTTGGTCCTGTAATCGGTGCCTCTGTCGGCATTCGCTGGATATTTTTTATTTCGGCCGCTGCCGGAGTGGCTTCCATAGTTCCGATATTCTTCATAAACCCTTCTCCAGTAGAATTCGCCAAAAGAATCCGGGAAAAAATGAAGCCTGAGCACCTGTTGATATCGATATCCGGGCTGTTTATTTCGACGTATATGGCATATTTCTATTTTCACCTTCCACTTATCTCGGAGAAGTTCTTCTCCATCTCTGATTTTTATAAGTTCCTCCTCCCTGCCCTGTTTATCGCCGGCTTTGTAGCAGTTATTTCATCAATGTATGCTGACAGGGGAAAATTCAAGGTGGTTTCAATAAGCGCCTTGATAATGTTATTGGCTAGTACTCCATTCACATTGTTTTTGTCAGCATCCAGCCTATACTTCCTTTTCGCAGGGAGCACACTGTTCTTCGTCGGATATGCACTGTATGACATAGCGTTCCCACCCCTGGTCTCGCGTCTGTCATCTACAGGGTATTATGGATCAGCACTGGGAGTATTCAATTCTTTTCAGTATGGAGGGCAGTTTTTAGGAGGCATATACGCCGGCATATTCCTTTCCCTGTATGCTGGCAGGGTAGCAGGCTATGTTAACGCAGCATTCATCGTTGGTATGCTTTTAGTCTCTCTGGTTTTTCTCATGTTAGTACTTGGAAGAGTAGGAAAATAATCATGAGAATGCGTTTTCAATTTTCTTGCTGGGTTTTAGTGACCCAAGGCATAAAACTTTCCCATTGGTGATGTCTATGGCGGAAATTGAGGTAAATCGAATTTCTATACCATAACTGTCAAGCTCGTTCAAGCCGAGGTAATGGGAAACAGCTGCCCTTATAGGAAGGGCATGGCTGACAAATATGTAGTTTCCCTCGCGTTCTTCAAGTGCCCCGATCATTCGTTTCACCAGCGAAGCCCAGGACTCCATTCCAAGATCTTCTCTCCCTCCGAAGGGAAGGCTCTGGAATGGTTTTCCATTGAAACCTCCAAGACCGGATTCACGGATATCATCCATGATCTCTACCTTCCTGCCTATTATACCAGATATTATATCTGCGGTCTCTCTCGTCCGGAGTATTGGACTTGAAAAAATACCATCTATCCTGTAGTTCCTGAGAATGTTACCCATTCTCTCCGCCTGACTGCGACCCGTTTCTGTCAGG is a window from the Thermoplasmatales archaeon genome containing:
- a CDS encoding cysteinyl-tRNA synthetase, translating into MLIKDTMKGKRDFRELHLGRVNMFVCGPTVYDIPHVGNSRVYVFFDMVSKYLRSRGYSVFYLQNITDIDDKIINRAREEGSDYRTVADRYYTIYMGIMRKLGIDSVNLYARATLYMDEIISQITRLEEKGYVYRTDDGLYYRIRKFKDYGKLSGQDMDHIEAGARIEVNESKEDPGDFAVWKFRKPGEPYWESPWGDGRPGWHIEDTAITESYFGQSYDIHGGGSDLIFPHHEAEIAQMRAISNLPYLAEYWMHVGMLNINGNKMSKSLKNFVTIEEVMNNYSKEEIRFFFLNSGYRSTMIFSEQAMKESSESLKRLQSAYDKLRTKATGMSALETNLTNIKEELEKFLDNDFDTRGFFAHFMDITTNINRKIDEMDQGTATAYLDLFNWMNSFMGIIREAHQHEVSDKLIEDIVSLRNRLRTEKMFQAADSLREILKENGIMIEDRESGTEWRKL
- a CDS encoding Signal transduction protein containing GAF and PtsI domains: MKRQTEASFSEGVKIGIQSSGSSYLQKLCRDLMNLNSRYNWVGIYVLKGDKLVLNSYAGERTEHEQISLGDGLCSQAIVQNAIVNESDVKSNSKYLACFINTRSELVVPVRFDGKPVGEIDIDSDTKRAFDREDELFISEIAELISETVGSLAK
- a CDS encoding putative transporter, yielding MSHFNEGQRRIVGIGATIISMRTLGIFFSLPVFTIYGYAFSSSPLLVGVALGSYGISMAIFQYPLGRLSDKYGRKYITLLGMIPFIAGNLICWNPINIYGLIAGRLIAGSGAVSSTVSAMVQENIEPNQRNFAMAMIGIPVGLSFLFGTLLGPVIGASVGIRWIFFISAAAGVASIVPIFFINPSPVEFAKRIREKMKPEHLLISISGLFISTYMAYFYFHLPLISEKFFSISDFYKFLLPALFIAGFVAVISSMYADRGKFKVVSISALIMLLASTPFTLFLSASSLYFLFAGSTLFFVGYALYDIAFPPLVSRLSSTGYYGSALGVFNSFQYGGQFLGGIYAGIFLSLYAGRVAGYVNAAFIVGMLLVSLVFLMLVLGRVGK
- a CDS encoding 2,3-bisphosphoglycerate-dependent phosphoglycerate mutase, with amino-acid sequence MKKAILIRHGESEANVRGILSEELEYYNLTETGRSQAERMGNILRNYRIDGIFSSPILRTRETADIISGIIGRKVEIMDDIRESGLGGFNGKPFQSLPFGGREDLGMESWASLVKRMIGALEEREGNYIFVSHALPIRAAVSHYLGLNELDSYGIEIRFTSISAIDITNGKVLCLGSLKPSKKIENAFS